Proteins from one Arthrobacter sp. DNA4 genomic window:
- a CDS encoding trehalose-6-phosphate synthase produces MQTPVQEKTAGTATVSSSGSGHAGHTKYDFMVVSNRLPVDRVAPGDDSDDGSGWRRSPGGLVTALAPMMTKTDGAWVGWHGAPDETVEPFSHGGMDLVPVQLSTDDVELYYEGFSNASLWPLYHDVIAPPEFHRTWWDAYRRVNRRFADAVVRHADQGATVWVQDYQLQLVPRLLREARPDLRIGFFNHIPFPPPEIFAQLPWRQAIIDGLLGADLVGFQRPSDAGNFMRSARRFLGASVKQQQVHVKDHNGQLTHIARAQAFPISIDVKQITELAARPDIIERARQIRQDLGNPKTILLGVDRLDYTKGIRHRLKAFEELLADGRLTVGDATLIQVASPSRERVEQYRLLREEVEGTVGHINGTYDTLENTAVRYLHHSYPVEEMVALYLAADVMLVTALRDGMNLVAKEYVTARNNNDGALVLSEFAGAADQLKQALLINPHDIAGLKNTIMTAVELTPREASRRMRAMRKQILDHDVDHWSADFLRALNEKVVRDDS; encoded by the coding sequence GCGCCGGGGGACGACAGCGATGACGGCTCCGGCTGGCGCCGGTCGCCCGGAGGGCTGGTGACCGCCCTCGCGCCGATGATGACCAAGACCGACGGCGCCTGGGTTGGCTGGCACGGAGCCCCCGACGAAACGGTCGAGCCCTTCAGCCACGGCGGCATGGACCTCGTTCCAGTACAGCTCAGCACCGATGACGTGGAGCTGTACTACGAAGGGTTTTCCAACGCCAGTCTTTGGCCGCTGTACCACGACGTCATCGCCCCGCCGGAGTTCCACCGCACCTGGTGGGACGCCTACCGTCGGGTCAACCGCAGGTTCGCCGACGCCGTGGTGCGCCATGCGGACCAGGGGGCCACCGTGTGGGTGCAGGACTACCAGCTGCAGCTGGTGCCCCGGCTGCTCCGTGAAGCACGGCCGGACCTCAGGATCGGCTTCTTTAACCACATCCCGTTCCCGCCGCCTGAAATCTTTGCCCAGCTTCCCTGGCGCCAGGCCATCATCGACGGCCTGCTGGGCGCCGACCTGGTGGGCTTCCAGCGGCCCAGCGACGCCGGAAACTTCATGCGCTCCGCGCGCCGTTTCCTGGGTGCCAGCGTCAAGCAGCAGCAGGTGCACGTCAAGGACCACAACGGTCAGCTGACCCACATCGCGCGGGCGCAGGCCTTCCCCATCTCCATCGACGTCAAGCAGATCACCGAGCTCGCTGCCAGGCCGGACATCATTGAACGCGCCCGGCAGATCCGGCAGGACCTTGGCAACCCCAAGACCATCCTGCTCGGCGTGGACCGGCTGGATTACACCAAGGGCATCCGCCACCGGCTGAAGGCCTTCGAGGAACTCCTGGCGGACGGCAGGCTCACGGTGGGCGACGCGACCCTCATCCAGGTTGCCTCCCCCAGCCGGGAACGCGTGGAACAGTACCGGCTCCTGCGCGAAGAGGTGGAAGGCACCGTTGGACACATCAACGGCACCTACGACACCCTCGAAAACACCGCCGTCCGCTATCTGCACCACAGCTACCCCGTCGAGGAGATGGTGGCGCTGTACCTGGCCGCGGACGTCATGCTGGTCACCGCCCTGCGGGACGGGATGAATCTCGTGGCCAAGGAATATGTCACCGCGCGCAACAACAACGACGGCGCCCTGGTCCTGAGCGAGTTCGCCGGGGCGGCCGACCAGCTGAAGCAGGCGCTGCTGATCAATCCGCACGACATTGCCGGCCTGAAGAACACCATCATGACTGCCGTCGAGCTGACCCCGCGGGAAGCATCCCGCCGAATGAGGGCCATGCGCAAGCAGATCCTGGACCACGACGTGGACCACTGGTCCGCGGACTTCCTGCGCGCGCTGAATGAAAAGGTGGTCCGCGATGACTCCTGA